From the genome of Streptomyces sp. NBC_01116, one region includes:
- a CDS encoding uracil-DNA glycosylase, giving the protein MAARPLKEIIEPGWADALEPVAERVAAMGDFLRAEIAAGRTYLPSGAHVLRAFQQPFEEVRVLVVGQDPYPTPGHAIGLSFAVAPDVRPLPGSLENIFRELHADLGLPRPSNGDLTPWTRQGVLLLNRALTTAPRRPAAHRGKGWEEVTEQAIKALVARGTPLVSVLWGRDARNLRPQLGDFPAIESSHPSPMSADRGFFGSRPFSRVNELLERQGAQPVDWRLP; this is encoded by the coding sequence GTGGCAGCACGACCGTTGAAAGAGATCATCGAGCCGGGGTGGGCCGACGCCCTCGAACCCGTCGCCGAACGCGTCGCCGCTATGGGCGACTTCCTCCGCGCGGAGATCGCCGCGGGACGCACGTACCTGCCCTCGGGGGCACATGTACTGCGGGCGTTCCAACAGCCGTTCGAGGAGGTGAGAGTGCTGGTCGTCGGCCAGGATCCGTATCCCACCCCGGGGCACGCGATCGGGCTGAGCTTCGCGGTGGCGCCCGACGTCCGGCCGCTGCCGGGCAGTCTGGAGAACATCTTCCGGGAACTGCACGCGGACCTGGGGCTGCCCAGGCCGTCCAACGGCGATCTCACGCCCTGGACGCGGCAGGGGGTGCTGCTGCTCAACAGGGCGCTGACCACCGCGCCGCGGCGGCCCGCCGCCCACCGGGGCAAGGGCTGGGAAGAGGTGACCGAGCAGGCCATCAAGGCGCTGGTCGCCCGGGGCACGCCGCTGGTGTCGGTGCTGTGGGGGCGCGATGCCCGTAATCTGCGCCCGCAGTTGGGCGACTTCCCCGCGATCGAGTCATCGCACCCCTCCCCCATGTCCGCCGACCGGGGCTTCTTCGGCTCGCGGCCGTTCAGCCGCGTCAACGAACTGCTGGAGCGCCAGGGGGCGCAGCCCGTGGACTGGCGGCTTCCGTGA
- a CDS encoding FUSC family protein, which translates to MLKRVFVAPDPGRVRLRFAGRGVLGISLAVALCGFAGHSLVAAITGGLAALLALFTVTDPTVRGQAVTTALLPAVGLPVLALAAALHDQPVARDLSFLAVMGAGVYARRWGPRGHALGVFAFMMFFAAQFLHTVPGQLPELYAAVLLSLGASSTVRFGLWCYERRLPVAAAPAPPQGPGPLRITTRQAVQATLGGAFALGLGQVLSDQRWYWAVGATWWVFVNTTSRGETLVRGFRRVLGTVIGIVAGFAVALPLDGAGAPTAAVVAVSVFGIFYTAAVSYSWMMFFVTVMAGMLYGVLGVLDAALLWLRVAETAVGSLGAVLAVLLVLPVTTHAITDAWIQKALRCVHACTAEAADRLAGSTLADPGPRVAELEVLLGRVRLSLAPLVHPLNPLPARKARARQVIALLDDCVTEVRGLASIAADPDASHDARLSAACSRVEAAVEILTAPRPGAVPTVPVRVRHSTATEPALAHLHDLERALAQLVSPLSHAPYAASTRA; encoded by the coding sequence GTGCTGAAGAGGGTGTTCGTGGCGCCGGACCCGGGGCGGGTGCGGCTGCGCTTCGCCGGCCGTGGCGTTCTCGGCATCAGCCTGGCGGTCGCGCTGTGCGGCTTCGCCGGGCACTCGCTGGTGGCGGCCATCACGGGCGGCCTCGCGGCGCTGCTCGCCCTGTTCACCGTGACCGACCCGACGGTCCGGGGCCAGGCGGTCACCACGGCCCTGCTCCCGGCCGTCGGACTGCCGGTCCTCGCCCTGGCCGCCGCGCTGCACGACCAGCCGGTCGCCCGCGACCTGAGCTTCCTCGCCGTGATGGGGGCGGGCGTGTACGCCCGGCGCTGGGGGCCGCGCGGGCACGCGCTGGGCGTCTTCGCGTTCATGATGTTCTTCGCCGCCCAGTTCCTGCACACCGTGCCCGGCCAACTGCCCGAGCTGTACGCCGCGGTGCTGCTGTCCCTGGGCGCCTCGTCCACCGTGCGCTTCGGCCTGTGGTGCTACGAGCGGCGGCTGCCCGTCGCGGCCGCGCCCGCTCCCCCGCAGGGCCCGGGACCGCTGCGCATCACCACCCGGCAGGCCGTCCAGGCCACCCTGGGCGGAGCCTTCGCGCTCGGGCTGGGGCAGGTCCTGTCCGACCAGCGGTGGTACTGGGCCGTGGGCGCCACCTGGTGGGTCTTCGTGAACACCACCTCGCGCGGCGAGACGCTCGTACGGGGATTCCGGCGGGTCCTGGGCACCGTGATCGGCATCGTCGCTGGCTTCGCCGTGGCCCTCCCGCTCGACGGCGCGGGAGCCCCGACCGCCGCCGTCGTCGCGGTCAGCGTCTTCGGCATCTTCTACACGGCGGCGGTCTCGTACAGCTGGATGATGTTCTTCGTGACGGTGATGGCCGGCATGCTCTACGGCGTGCTGGGCGTCCTGGACGCCGCCCTGCTCTGGCTGCGCGTCGCGGAGACCGCCGTCGGCTCGCTCGGCGCGGTGCTCGCCGTGCTGCTGGTCCTCCCCGTCACCACCCACGCCATCACCGACGCGTGGATCCAGAAGGCCCTGCGGTGCGTCCACGCCTGCACGGCCGAGGCGGCCGACCGGCTCGCCGGCTCGACGCTCGCCGACCCAGGCCCCCGCGTCGCCGAACTGGAGGTGCTGCTCGGCCGGGTCCGGCTCTCCCTCGCGCCGCTGGTGCACCCCTTGAACCCGTTGCCGGCCCGCAAGGCGCGCGCCCGCCAGGTGATCGCGCTGCTGGACGACTGCGTGACCGAGGTCCGGGGCCTGGCCTCGATCGCCGCCGACCCGGACGCCTCGCACGACGCACGGCTGTCCGCCGCGTGCTCCCGTGTCGAGGCGGCGGTGGAGATCCTCACCGCGCCCCGTCCCGGCGCGGTCCCCACCGTGCCCGTCCGCGTGCGTCACTCCACCGCGACCGAACCCGCTCTGGCCCACCTCCACGACCTGGAACGTGCCCTCGCCCAGCTCGTGAGCCCGCTGAGCCACGCTCCCTACGCGGCGTCGACACGCGCCTGA
- a CDS encoding DNA polymerase ligase N-terminal domain-containing protein: protein MENDGTPRPRFVVQIHDARRLHFDFRLEVDGVLKSWAVPRGPSENPSDRRLAVPTEDHALEYREFEGVIPQGESGSGTVIVWDQGTYRPLGHDGQGDSVPFSESLALGHATFWLYGSKLHGEFALTRIQKGDEPDGGGHEAWLLIKANDRLAVRGRPGSPDPYHARSARTGRTLHQVAAAAARGPGG, encoded by the coding sequence GTGGAGAACGACGGCACACCGCGGCCCCGCTTCGTCGTGCAGATCCATGACGCGCGGCGCCTGCACTTCGACTTCCGGCTGGAGGTCGACGGCGTACTCAAGTCCTGGGCGGTCCCGCGCGGGCCCTCGGAGAACCCCAGCGACCGCCGGCTCGCCGTGCCCACGGAGGATCACGCCCTGGAGTACCGCGAGTTCGAAGGGGTGATCCCGCAGGGCGAGTCCGGCAGCGGCACGGTCATCGTCTGGGACCAGGGCACCTACCGGCCGCTCGGGCACGACGGACAGGGCGACTCCGTCCCCTTCTCCGAGTCCCTGGCGCTCGGCCACGCGACGTTCTGGCTGTACGGGTCGAAGCTGCACGGCGAGTTCGCGCTGACCCGCATCCAGAAGGGCGACGAGCCGGACGGCGGCGGCCACGAGGCGTGGCTGCTGATCAAGGCGAACGACCGCCTCGCCGTGCGCGGCAGGCCCGGTTCGCCCGACCCGTACCACGCCCGGTCCGCCCGTACGGGGCGGACACTGCACCAGGTCGCCGCCGCGGCGGCCCGGGGGCCCGGGGGCTGA
- a CDS encoding MarR family winged helix-turn-helix transcriptional regulator has product MTPPSGQDSRLNDLERELTLLSRHFIASRGPRIGQSLDRSAYVLLTRMEAGEPLTLKELAHTFQADVSTIHRQVSSMLRHGLVERLAAPTRSGARTFRPTPLGRERLEADRAISRAGAARLIEAAGWSDARTQQFLTLMTEFNHGIERLEELSRDPSARPAGEPPAAK; this is encoded by the coding sequence ATGACACCGCCGAGCGGGCAGGACTCCCGCCTCAATGACCTCGAACGAGAGCTGACCCTGCTCTCGAGGCACTTCATCGCCTCGCGCGGCCCCCGCATCGGTCAGAGCCTCGACCGTTCGGCCTATGTGCTCCTCACTCGTATGGAGGCGGGCGAGCCCCTGACGCTGAAGGAGTTGGCGCACACCTTCCAGGCGGACGTGTCCACCATTCACCGGCAGGTGAGCAGCATGCTGCGGCACGGTCTCGTCGAGCGGCTCGCTGCCCCCACGCGGTCGGGCGCCCGCACCTTCCGTCCCACCCCGCTGGGCCGGGAACGGCTGGAGGCAGACCGGGCCATCAGCCGGGCCGGGGCCGCGCGGCTGATCGAGGCGGCCGGCTGGAGCGACGCGCGCACCCAGCAGTTCCTCACGCTGATGACCGAGTTCAATCACGGCATCGAGCGGCTCGAAGAACTCTCCCGGGACCCTTCCGCCCGGCCCGCGGGCGAGCCGCCCGCCGCGAAGTAG
- a CDS encoding SDR family NAD(P)-dependent oxidoreductase yields MERLKDKVAVITGGGSGIGRAAAQLMSREGARVVVADFSTEAAAETAALVEKAGGRALPVTVDVTDEGSIADMIAATVAEFGSLNVLCNHVGGTDPRTDLDVLRMSMDEFDRAVSRNVTSTLLGTRHALPHMIRAGGGSVINTASVAALVGDVLQTSYGAVKAAVVSITKSIAVQYGPQNVRCNAIAPGAVMTPALENNLPHSVIESLIEGNALPYLGSPEDIGHTMVFLASDESRYLTGQLLVVDGGMTMQSSAAPGRRAQLPD; encoded by the coding sequence ATGGAACGCCTGAAGGACAAGGTCGCCGTCATCACCGGTGGCGGCAGCGGCATCGGCCGGGCCGCCGCACAGCTCATGAGCCGGGAAGGCGCGCGAGTCGTCGTCGCGGACTTCAGCACCGAGGCCGCCGCGGAAACCGCCGCGCTCGTCGAGAAGGCCGGCGGCCGGGCTCTCCCCGTGACGGTGGATGTCACCGACGAGGGCTCGATCGCCGACATGATCGCCGCCACCGTCGCCGAGTTCGGCTCCCTGAACGTGCTCTGCAACCACGTCGGCGGCACCGACCCGCGCACCGACCTGGACGTGCTGCGCATGAGCATGGACGAGTTCGACCGGGCGGTCTCCCGCAATGTGACCAGCACGCTCCTCGGCACCCGGCACGCGCTCCCGCACATGATCCGCGCGGGCGGCGGATCGGTGATCAACACCGCCTCGGTCGCCGCACTGGTGGGTGACGTCCTGCAGACCTCCTACGGGGCCGTCAAGGCAGCCGTCGTCAGCATCACCAAGTCCATCGCCGTCCAGTACGGGCCCCAGAACGTGCGCTGCAACGCCATCGCGCCCGGCGCCGTCATGACTCCCGCGCTGGAGAACAACCTGCCGCACAGCGTCATCGAGAGCCTCATCGAGGGCAACGCCCTGCCCTACCTCGGCTCACCCGAGGACATCGGCCACACCATGGTCTTCCTCGCCTCCGACGAGTCCCGCTACCTCACCGGCCAGCTCCTGGTCGTCGACGGCGGGATGACCATGCAGTCCTCCGCCGCTCCCGGACGGCGGGCCCAGCTCCCGGACTGA
- a CDS encoding serine/threonine-protein kinase: MGEVWRATDEVLGRAVAVKLLLGDQADASSTARFRLEAQTAARLSHPHLVAVFDFGAWEDRFFLVMELVEGQSLGDLLAAQERVHPEQVALIAGQAAAGLAAAHRQGIVHRDIKPGNLMLDADGSVKIGDFGIAQFVDDPSTALTTAGHIVGTSLYLAPERALGRTADSASDMYSLGCVIYQLLLGQPPFRSDTATATLYQHVDTPPVPLRQRGVEISAAFDSYLLGLLAKQPEERPTAQQVSDWFRTDAWRGRPEPLPLQTPTSHRASAPMAPTSSPAAPPAPAGPTTYRLPGPTGRRRQAPTRSAPARRRSTREAIRRRPRVASAIAGTATFLAAVYLGMILFSPDSSSAGTPDQSPSSGPSQDVGDGGGQQQDQQGQQDQQSRPGQRDGGSQGEDDEQDD; encoded by the coding sequence ATGGGCGAGGTGTGGCGTGCCACGGACGAGGTGCTGGGACGCGCCGTGGCCGTGAAGCTGCTGCTGGGGGACCAGGCGGACGCCTCGTCGACCGCCCGCTTCCGGCTGGAGGCGCAGACCGCCGCCCGGTTGAGCCACCCGCACCTGGTGGCCGTGTTCGACTTCGGGGCCTGGGAGGACCGGTTCTTCCTGGTGATGGAGCTGGTCGAGGGGCAGAGCCTCGGAGACCTGCTCGCCGCCCAGGAGCGGGTCCATCCCGAACAGGTCGCCCTGATCGCGGGCCAGGCGGCCGCCGGGCTGGCCGCCGCGCACCGCCAGGGCATCGTCCACCGCGACATCAAGCCGGGCAACCTGATGCTGGACGCGGACGGTTCGGTGAAGATCGGCGACTTCGGGATCGCCCAGTTCGTCGACGACCCCTCGACCGCGCTGACGACGGCCGGTCACATCGTCGGCACGAGCCTCTACCTGGCCCCCGAGCGGGCCCTGGGGCGTACCGCCGACTCCGCGTCCGACATGTACTCCCTGGGCTGCGTCATCTATCAACTGCTGCTCGGGCAGCCCCCGTTCCGCTCCGACACGGCGACCGCGACGCTGTACCAGCACGTCGACACCCCGCCGGTCCCGCTGCGGCAGCGCGGCGTGGAGATCTCCGCCGCCTTCGACTCGTATCTCCTCGGGCTGCTGGCCAAGCAGCCGGAGGAACGGCCCACCGCGCAGCAGGTCTCCGACTGGTTCCGCACCGACGCCTGGCGCGGCCGGCCGGAGCCGCTCCCCCTGCAGACGCCCACGTCCCACCGGGCGTCGGCGCCCATGGCCCCGACGTCCTCCCCCGCCGCGCCGCCGGCGCCGGCCGGCCCGACGACGTACCGGCTCCCGGGGCCCACGGGGCGAAGACGGCAGGCGCCGACCCGGTCGGCTCCGGCCCGTCGCCGCAGTACCCGTGAGGCGATACGGCGGCGGCCGAGGGTGGCCAGCGCCATCGCGGGCACGGCGACGTTCCTGGCCGCCGTGTATCTCGGAATGATCCTGTTCTCCCCGGACTCCAGCTCCGCCGGTACGCCGGATCAGAGTCCCTCCTCGGGTCCCTCGCAGGACGTGGGCGACGGTGGCGGGCAGCAGCAGGACCAACAAGGCCAGCAGGACCAGCAAAGCCGACCAGGCCAGCGGGACGGCGGCTCGCAGGGCGAGGACGACGAGCAGGACGACTGA
- a CDS encoding family 16 glycosylhydrolase, translated as MTVHPTHSTARSVSRRRRVALGTAALLCCSAVLAALPGGASAAPAAGSPAPGPGAQAVVFEDQFDGPAGAAVDGGKWRTETGDNVNNHERQYYTPGNDNAALDGRGNLVITARKENPGNYPCWYGACEYTSSRLNTSGRFAAAYGQVEARIKIPRGQGIWPAFWMLGDDFGDVGWPNSGEIDVMENVGFEPGTVHGTLHGPGYSGSGGIGAAYTLPNGQAFADDFHTFAIDWAPDSITWSVDGQVFQRRTPADLGGHQWVFNKPFFLILNLAVGGYWPGDPDGSTQFPQQMVIDHVRVTTGD; from the coding sequence ATGACCGTGCACCCCACACACTCCACGGCGCGCAGCGTCTCCCGGCGCCGCCGCGTCGCTCTCGGCACGGCGGCGCTGCTCTGCTGTTCCGCCGTCCTGGCCGCACTTCCCGGCGGCGCGTCCGCCGCACCCGCCGCCGGGTCCCCGGCCCCCGGGCCCGGGGCGCAGGCCGTCGTCTTCGAGGACCAGTTCGACGGACCGGCCGGCGCCGCCGTGGACGGCGGCAAGTGGCGGACCGAGACCGGCGACAACGTCAACAACCACGAGCGGCAGTACTACACCCCGGGCAACGACAACGCCGCGCTCGACGGCCGGGGCAACCTCGTGATCACCGCCCGGAAGGAGAACCCGGGCAACTACCCGTGCTGGTACGGGGCGTGCGAGTACACCTCGTCCCGGCTCAACACCTCCGGGAGGTTCGCCGCCGCCTACGGCCAGGTCGAGGCCCGGATCAAGATCCCGCGCGGCCAGGGCATCTGGCCCGCGTTCTGGATGCTGGGCGACGACTTCGGCGACGTCGGCTGGCCGAACAGCGGCGAGATCGACGTGATGGAGAACGTCGGCTTCGAACCCGGCACCGTCCACGGCACCCTGCACGGCCCGGGATACTCCGGCTCCGGTGGCATCGGAGCCGCGTACACGCTGCCGAACGGGCAGGCGTTCGCCGACGACTTCCACACCTTCGCCATCGACTGGGCGCCCGACTCCATCACCTGGTCCGTCGACGGCCAGGTCTTCCAGCGGCGCACCCCGGCCGACCTGGGCGGCCATCAGTGGGTGTTCAACAAGCCGTTCTTCCTCATCCTGAACCTCGCGGTCGGCGGCTACTGGCCCGGCGACCCCGACGGCAGCACACAGTTCCCGCAGCAGATGGTCATCGACCACGTCCGTGTGACGACCGGCGACTGA
- a CDS encoding Lrp/AsnC family transcriptional regulator, translating to MAVDALDTRILRLLIEQPRTSAREYARILGVARGTLQARLDRLERDGVITGTGPTLSPAALGHPVLAFVHLEVTQGHLVEVGDALAAVPEIIEAFSTTGGGDLLTRVVARDAGHLEDVIQRLIQLPGVVRTRTDVALRERVAHRMLPLVESVGRAAGDRDRPGPAPGQG from the coding sequence ATGGCGGTGGACGCTCTCGACACCCGGATCCTGCGCCTGCTGATCGAGCAGCCGCGCACCAGCGCCCGGGAGTACGCGCGCATCCTCGGGGTGGCCCGCGGCACGTTGCAGGCCCGGCTCGACCGGCTGGAGCGGGACGGGGTGATCACCGGTACCGGGCCGACCCTCTCCCCCGCCGCGCTCGGCCATCCCGTGCTCGCCTTCGTCCACCTGGAGGTCACACAGGGGCATCTGGTCGAGGTGGGCGACGCCCTGGCGGCCGTCCCCGAGATCATCGAGGCGTTCTCCACGACGGGCGGGGGCGATCTGCTGACCCGCGTCGTCGCCCGGGACGCCGGGCACCTGGAGGACGTGATCCAACGGCTGATCCAGCTCCCGGGGGTCGTCAGGACCCGGACCGACGTGGCGCTCCGCGAGCGGGTGGCACACCGCATGCTGCCGCTGGTGGAATCCGTGGGGCGCGCGGCGGGCGACCGGGACCGGCCGGGTCCCGCGCCCGGTCAGGGGTGA
- a CDS encoding N-acetylglucosamine kinase, whose amino-acid sequence MTRPPAAPGAAGPGAYVLGVDSGGSGLRVALGRVELPGPLATTLCAEPVRTGPGGIDAGHLLEMLLPAARELLDRASATTTGDGRPDDAPSREVAALAIGAAGMATLGDRLRSELPGALADALGVRRLALAADAVTAYAGAVGQRPGAVVAGGTGMIALGTDLLEWHRADGWGHLLGDSGGGAWIGRAGLDAAMRAHDGRQGGSPALLGRLRAVFGPAEALPGLLYPRSDRPAVLASFAPEVAACAGADPVAAGILRQAAAHIAEAAAAVCPTSAGTDAEDGEGGEVALTGGLFKMGEPLVAPLREELSRWLPGARVTSAAGDPLTGALRIARAMAAGDLRLPLHPTMLFVPQEHGGGQPDGTAARETPRTG is encoded by the coding sequence GTGACCCGTCCCCCGGCGGCGCCCGGCGCGGCCGGACCCGGCGCGTACGTCCTCGGGGTGGACTCCGGGGGCTCGGGCCTGCGGGTGGCGCTGGGCCGGGTGGAGCTGCCCGGCCCCCTGGCGACGACCCTCTGCGCGGAGCCGGTGCGGACGGGGCCCGGCGGCATCGACGCCGGGCATCTGCTGGAGATGCTGCTGCCCGCCGCGCGGGAGTTGCTGGACCGGGCGTCCGCCACCACGACCGGTGACGGCCGGCCCGATGACGCCCCGTCGCGTGAGGTCGCGGCCTTGGCGATCGGGGCCGCCGGCATGGCCACGCTGGGCGACCGGTTGCGTTCGGAGCTGCCCGGCGCACTCGCGGACGCGCTCGGGGTGCGCCGGCTGGCGCTGGCCGCCGACGCGGTGACGGCCTACGCGGGCGCGGTGGGACAGCGTCCGGGGGCGGTCGTCGCGGGCGGCACGGGCATGATCGCCCTCGGTACGGACCTGTTGGAGTGGCACAGGGCCGACGGGTGGGGTCATCTTCTGGGTGACAGCGGCGGCGGCGCGTGGATCGGCCGTGCCGGGCTGGACGCGGCGATGCGGGCCCATGACGGGCGGCAGGGCGGCTCCCCCGCTCTGCTGGGCCGGCTGCGGGCCGTGTTCGGACCGGCCGAGGCGCTGCCCGGACTGCTCTACCCGCGCTCCGACCGGCCGGCCGTGCTGGCCTCGTTCGCCCCGGAGGTGGCGGCGTGCGCCGGAGCGGACCCGGTGGCCGCCGGCATTCTGCGGCAGGCCGCCGCTCATATCGCCGAGGCGGCGGCCGCCGTGTGCCCGACGTCCGCCGGGACGGACGCGGAGGACGGCGAGGGCGGCGAAGTGGCTCTGACGGGTGGCCTGTTCAAGATGGGCGAGCCGCTGGTCGCGCCCCTGCGCGAGGAGCTGTCACGGTGGCTGCCCGGGGCCCGGGTGACCTCGGCGGCGGGCGATCCGCTGACCGGCGCACTCCGGATCGCGCGTGCCATGGCGGCCGGGGACCTTCGCCTGCCCCTGCACCCGACGATGCTGTTCGTGCCTCAGGAGCACGGCGGCGGGCAGCCCGATGGAACGGCGGCGCGCGAGACCCCCCGGACGGGGTGA
- a CDS encoding lactonase family protein, whose translation MIGNSAGRAFIGSFTSAGGRGITAAAVDRDTGALTVLGSTDAVPDPSFLAVGPGGTALYAVGESAPGVAAAFTVDGDVPALLGAVRAVDGDAPTHLALAANHLVTANYTSGSVTALPVLADGSLGAAASVLRHEGSGPDAERQEAPHAHQVLADPSGNWVVGVDLGTDSVHVCALDPATGALRPHGETALRPGTGPRHLAFHPSGSLAYVLGELEPTLTVCRWDAAAGRLDVLGETPVLPEHETADDTARTYPSEVVVAHDGRFLWTANRGHDSISVLTLDESGEKAALVATVGCGGHWPRDLTLDPSGQWLYAANERSGNVSWFAVDAETGVPRHAGSVEVPAASCVVLV comes from the coding sequence ATGATCGGCAACAGCGCCGGGCGGGCATTCATAGGGTCGTTCACCTCGGCGGGCGGGCGCGGCATCACCGCCGCCGCCGTGGACCGGGACACCGGTGCGCTGACGGTGCTGGGGTCCACGGACGCCGTGCCCGACCCCTCGTTCCTCGCCGTCGGCCCGGGAGGCACGGCCCTGTACGCGGTCGGCGAGAGCGCCCCGGGCGTCGCCGCCGCCTTCACCGTCGACGGTGACGTACCGGCTCTCCTGGGGGCTGTCCGCGCCGTCGACGGCGATGCGCCCACCCATCTCGCGCTCGCCGCGAACCACCTGGTCACGGCCAACTACACCTCCGGCAGCGTCACCGCCCTGCCGGTCCTCGCCGACGGGTCCCTCGGGGCGGCGGCCTCGGTGCTCCGGCACGAGGGCAGCGGCCCGGACGCGGAGCGCCAGGAGGCCCCGCACGCCCACCAGGTGCTCGCCGACCCCTCCGGGAACTGGGTGGTGGGCGTGGACCTCGGCACCGACTCGGTACACGTCTGCGCCCTGGACCCCGCCACCGGCGCCCTGCGCCCGCACGGCGAGACGGCCCTGCGCCCCGGCACCGGCCCGCGCCACCTGGCCTTCCACCCCTCGGGCTCGCTCGCCTACGTCCTGGGCGAGCTGGAACCGACCCTCACCGTCTGCCGCTGGGACGCGGCGGCCGGCCGCCTCGACGTACTCGGCGAGACGCCGGTGCTGCCCGAGCACGAGACCGCCGACGACACGGCGCGCACCTACCCGTCCGAGGTGGTCGTCGCGCACGACGGGCGCTTCCTGTGGACGGCCAACCGGGGCCACGACAGCATCTCCGTGCTCACCCTCGACGAGAGCGGCGAGAAGGCGGCCCTGGTGGCCACCGTCGGCTGCGGCGGACACTGGCCGCGCGACCTCACCCTCGACCCGAGCGGCCAATGGCTGTACGCGGCCAACGAGCGCTCCGGGAACGTCAGCTGGTTCGCCGTGGACGCCGAGACGGGCGTCCCGCGGCACGCCGGCTCCGTCGAGGTTCCCGCGGCCTCCTGCGTCGTCCTCGTCTGA
- a CDS encoding sirohydrochlorin chelatase, whose product MSTPTGPASGLPVRMPRPRQSGRHRRPEPVVAPEGAAALVLAVPGTPSSATRSLAEEVISIARSELPGLNARIGYLDGDDAEYPTLSTVLAHSAAERIARFEQAVAVGREVAEPAGPPAVVVPLLAGPDSALIRRIRQAVMDSGTQAELTDVLGPHPLLAEALHVRLSEAGLARADRARLFTVATAADGIVLVTVGGEEAVRAAGITGMLLAARLAVPVMAAALDVDGSVASVAEQLQSSGSAQLALAPYLVGPEVDPGLLDAAAKEAGCATAEPLGAYPAIGKLVLSLYATTLGITPATPQRAQAH is encoded by the coding sequence ATGAGCACCCCCACTGGGCCCGCTTCCGGCCTGCCTGTACGAATGCCGCGACCTCGCCAGTCCGGACGGCACCGCCGCCCGGAGCCCGTGGTCGCACCCGAGGGCGCTGCCGCGCTCGTTCTCGCCGTTCCCGGTACCCCCTCTTCGGCCACGCGCAGCCTGGCCGAAGAGGTGATCAGCATCGCCCGTTCCGAGCTGCCCGGCCTGAACGCCCGGATCGGCTACCTCGACGGCGACGATGCCGAGTACCCGACCCTTTCCACCGTTCTCGCCCACTCCGCCGCCGAGCGCATCGCGCGCTTCGAGCAGGCCGTCGCCGTCGGCCGTGAGGTCGCCGAGCCCGCGGGTCCGCCCGCCGTCGTGGTCCCGCTGCTCGCGGGTCCCGACAGCGCGCTGATCCGGCGGATACGGCAGGCCGTGATGGACAGCGGTACGCAGGCCGAGCTGACCGACGTGCTCGGCCCGCACCCGCTGCTCGCCGAGGCCCTGCACGTACGGCTGTCGGAGGCCGGGCTGGCGCGCGCCGACCGCGCCAGGCTGTTCACCGTGGCCACGGCCGCCGACGGCATCGTGCTGGTCACCGTGGGCGGCGAGGAGGCCGTACGGGCCGCCGGGATCACCGGCATGCTGCTGGCCGCCCGGCTCGCCGTGCCGGTGATGGCCGCCGCACTGGACGTGGACGGCTCGGTCGCCTCGGTCGCGGAGCAGCTCCAGAGCTCCGGCTCCGCACAGCTGGCGCTGGCGCCGTACCTGGTGGGCCCGGAGGTCGACCCCGGCCTGCTGGACGCCGCCGCGAAGGAGGCGGGCTGCGCGACGGCCGAGCCGCTGGGCGCCTACCCGGCGATCGGCAAGCTCGTGCTCTCCCTCTACGCGACGACGCTGGGCATCACGCCGGCGACACCGCAGCGGGCTCAGGCTCACTGA
- a CDS encoding HAD family hydrolase codes for MTSRPVTAPGPHVIFDLDGTLVDSEPNYYEAGRRLLARYGVRDFDWEAHTRFIGIGTRETLTVLRAEYGIDAPVEELLAGKNALYLELAGASTEVFPQMRVLVERLHAAGVPMAVASGSSRAAIGAVLAVTGLDACIPLYVSAEEVAHGKPEPDVFLETARRMGAEPADCVVLEDAPPGAAAAHAAGMRCLAVPYVPETASDPAFGTAELLFRGGQSAFTADAAYRRLLG; via the coding sequence ATGACGTCCCGCCCCGTGACCGCGCCCGGCCCCCACGTGATCTTCGATCTCGACGGGACGCTGGTGGACAGCGAGCCGAACTACTACGAGGCGGGGCGCCGGCTGCTCGCCCGGTACGGGGTGCGGGACTTCGACTGGGAGGCCCACACCCGGTTCATCGGCATCGGCACCCGGGAGACGCTGACCGTCCTGCGCGCGGAGTACGGGATCGACGCCCCGGTCGAGGAGTTGCTCGCCGGGAAGAACGCCCTGTATCTGGAGCTCGCCGGGGCGTCGACGGAGGTCTTCCCGCAGATGCGGGTCCTCGTGGAGCGCCTGCACGCGGCCGGGGTGCCGATGGCGGTGGCCTCCGGTTCGTCCCGGGCCGCGATCGGGGCGGTGCTCGCGGTGACCGGGCTCGACGCCTGCATCCCGCTGTACGTCTCCGCCGAGGAGGTCGCGCACGGCAAGCCGGAGCCCGACGTGTTCCTGGAGACGGCCCGGCGGATGGGGGCGGAGCCGGCGGACTGCGTCGTGCTGGAGGACGCCCCTCCCGGAGCGGCGGCCGCGCACGCGGCGGGCATGCGGTGCCTCGCCGTCCCCTATGTGCCGGAGACGGCGTCCGACCCGGCGTTCGGAACCGCCGAACTGCTGTTCAGGGGTGGGCAGTCCGCGTTCACGGCCGATGCCGCGTACCGTCGGCTGCTCGGCTGA